From Scleropages formosus chromosome 25, fSclFor1.1, whole genome shotgun sequence, a single genomic window includes:
- the LOC108921368 gene encoding uncharacterized protein LOC108921368 has protein sequence MAWPRRLGSFLSCFTLSLVVYCALARALISERDVDSFMPLNGQSYRGWASKMSDSKDEVVLGKIILGSSAKDWKGDKVHGKGLRVNSLYMAFDTDGYQSDAGWGNLKHLQGEVYGPDSASPAVQALLDAEPTVQCRENFMTLHLKGTLVGSNLLVDRGNGSPLPISELPSKCGYFVKMTWHDVLFKAPYNGCYNTKEGGSNVLPLRWLGTPMKVTCPHRPSTAPASVVCYPSGMVVKIDAPYAVASKINIKFKNKWKPLLWVSAQCGYSVVTHPGGLVITAPFSPCDETKAGMHTIEILEGNIKLSCPSPAANMPSNYFLFGKLEMPVPAPAAPWPPGFMYPQPPKPVPTTTAPEPTLAHPQPPKPLPATSGPWPPCFMYPELPKPLPATSGPWPPCFVYPQALKPVSASPAPKPTPAHPQLLKPVPTSAGPWPPCFRYHQLPKHRPATGGSWPPCFRYPQLPKSIPATAEPALAYPQPPKPVPATFAPPYLKPERGERLPSLNYPRPPWSVYSQVIPLSPGSQPFSRPDSPRPPSTHFSAYIWPLTYTKSFQAGYPHSPNCPFSHNRHSHLHLGSAREHHAPLPLPRKCNLPYRGSSSRPAIRFAAPAFAPQASHKAFKSYWDFVPPSHSE, from the exons ATGGCGTGGCCGAGGAGATTAGGGTCTTTTTTATCCTGTTTTACGCTAAGTCTTGTCGTATATTGTGCGCTGGCGCGTGCCCTTATTAGCGAGCGGGATGTTGATTCTTTTATGCCACTTAATGGGCAGAGTTATAGAGGATGGGCTAGCAAAATGAGTGATTCAAAGGATGAGGTGGTGCTTGGGAAGATCATACTGGGGTCTAGCGCTAAGGACTGGAAAGGGGATAAGGTGCATGGGAAAGGCTTGAGGGTCAACTCTCTTTACATGGCCTTTGATACTGATGGATATCAGTCAGATGCTG GCTGGGGCAACTTGAAGCACCTTCAGGGTGAGGTTTATGGTCCAGATTCTGCGAGTCCAGCAGTCCAGGCATTACTTGATGCAGAACCCACAGTGCAATGTAGGGAAAACTTCATGACTCTTCATTTGAAAGGAACCTTAGTGGGGTCAAACTTGTTGGTGGACCGAG GAAATGGGTCACCCCTTCCTATATCTGAGTTGCCCTCCAAGTGTGGGTACTTTGTGAAGATGACATGGCATGATGTTCTCTTCAAGGCACCCTATAATGGCTGCTATAATACAAAAGAG GGTGGCAGTAATGTTCTGCCATTGCGCTGGTTGGGAACACCTATGAAAGTGACATGTCCACATCGTCCCTCAACTGCTCCTGCCTCGGTTGTCTGTTATCCTTCTGGGATGGTTGTAAAAATTGATGCCCCCTATGCTGTGGCTAGTAAGATCAATATCAAAT TCAAGAACAAATGGAAACCACTATTGTGGGTGTCTGCACAGTGTGGCTATAGTGTGGTTACACACCCTGGAGGACTAGTTATCACTGCTCCTTTCTCGCCTTGTGATGAAACAAAG GCTGGAATGCACACAATTGAGATTCTTGAAGGGAATATCAAATTGTCTtgtccttctccagctgctAATATGCCCTCAAACTATTTCCTGTTTGGTAAACTTGAGATGCCTGTCCCAGCCCCTGCTGCTCCATGGCCACCAGGCTTTATGTACCCTCAGCCCCCAAAACCTGTCCCAACCACTACTGCCCCTGAACCTACTCTTGCCCATCCTCAGCCACCAAAACCTCTCCCAGCCACTTCAGGCCCTTGGCCACCATGTTTCATGTATCCTGAGCTGCCAAAACCTCTCCCAGCTACTTCAGGCCCTTGGCCACCATGCTTCGTGTATCCTCAGGCCCTAAAGCCTGTCTCAGCCTCTCCTGCCCCTAAACCTACTCCTGCTCATCCTCAGCTGCTAAAACCTGTCCCAACTTCTGCTGGCCCTTGGCCACCATGCTTCAGGTATCATCAGCTGCCAAAACATCGTCCAGCTACTGGTGGCTCTTGGCCACCATGCTTCAGGTATCCTCAGCTGCCAAAATCCATCCCAGCTACTGCTGAACCTGCTCTTGCCTACCCCCAGCCCCCAAAACCTGTTCCTGCCACTTTTGCTCCTCCTTACCTTAAGCCTGAAAGAGGTGAGAGACTGCCTTCATTGAACTATCCTAGGCCACCTTGGTCTGTCTACTCTCAGGTTATTCCTCTTAGCCCAGGCTCTCAACCTTTTAGCCGTCCTGATAGCCCCAGGCCCCCATCTACTCATTTTTCAGCCTACATATGGCCTTTGACATACACAAAGTCCTTCCAAGCTGGCTACCCTCACAGTCCTAACTGCCCTTTCTCACATAACCGGCACAGCCACCTCCATCTAGGTTCAGCTAGAGAACATCATGCCCCACTGCCTCTTCCTAGGAAATGTAACCTGCCATACAGAGGGTCTTCCTCCAGGCCTGCCATCCGGTTTGCAGCACCTGCTTTTGCCCCTCAGGCATCACATAAAGCCTTCAAGAGCTACTGGGATTTTGTGCCTCCTTCACATTCTGAGTAA
- the LOC108921537 gene encoding BRD4-interacting chromatin-remodeling complex-associated protein-like, with the protein MWGILCVMAWPGKLGSFLACFTVNLVICCALAGLYDLDKQDNVVGAFILHDRQGYGRWTSKKTASKDTVLIGKIILGSSQKGRKGDNLPHRKDLHVDPFSSSLEDTSEYQSDADWNALERLQGEVYGPPSSKNPAVKRLLEMEPSVQCRDNFMTLHVKGSLLRSSLMVDGGDGSLLPLSQLPSRCGYSVKTTWRDMVFTAPYDGCYGIQEGGSHILPLHWLGTPMKMACPHRPSTAPASVTCYPSGMVVKIDAPQVVANELNIKFKNEWKPLLWVSAQCGYSVVTHPGGLIVTAPFTPCHEMKDGIHSIEILEGKIKLSCPRAAVNVGSVVDFITVHHPETPVPAYFQTPKPAPAPAAPWSPGFVYPQPLKPTIATRKPIPTFPEPSKPASATAVPWIPGFVFPEPSKPASATAVPWIQGFVFPEPSKPASATAAPWPPGFVFPEPSKPASATAVPWIQGFVFPEPSKPASATAAPWPPGFVFPEPSKPASATAAPWPPGFVFPEPSKPASAPAAPWSPGFVYPQPLKPTIATPKHLPTFPHPSKPVPATAAPWFPGFLFPQPSKPALATAAPRPAPAYPKPETRRDALPPHQSYNSPIPPWSVYLQPAASTWGPRRFYPPYRSHPPAGYPCGYSNCWPISYHQHNHLHLDSGNFADCAQVSALAGEPHPASYVPVLPYSKKYNLQYAPFSSKSLLGGSAIQLPTPALPPQVSHQAFKNYWDLVVPFSSSQSNPKGPSALHSTSLSQEAVDVPLPHPHLGSNANNYWSDTRPLYPAPQTPKQPIFPHRPVQHFSNGHKPRW; encoded by the exons ATGTGGGGGATTTTATGTGTGATGGCGTGGCCGGGAAAATTGGGGTCTTTTTTAGCCTGTTTTACTGTAAATCTTGTCATATGTTGTGCGTTGGCAGGTCTCTATGATCTTGATAAGCAAGATAATGTTGTGGGAGCTTTTATACTACATGATAGACAAGGGTATGGCAGGTGGACTAgcaaaaaaactgcttcaaagGATACAGTTCTAATTGGGAAGATAATACTGGGCTCTAGTCAGAAGGGTAGGAAAGGAGATAACCTCCCACATAGGAAGGACTTGCATGTGGACCCCTTCAGTAGCTCCCTTGAAGATACTTCTGAATATCAGTCAGATGCTG ATTGGAATGCCTTGGAACGCCTGCAGGGTGAGGTTTATGGTCCCCCTAGCTCTAAGAATCCAGCTGTTAAGAGACTACTTGAAATGGAACCTTCAGTACAGTGTCGAGACAACTTCATGACTCTTCATGTGAAAGGAAGCTTGCTGAGATCTTCCTTGATGGTAGATGGAG GAGATGGATCGCTGCTTCCTCTATCTCAATTGCCTTCTCGTTGTGGCTATTCTGTGAAGACAACATGGCGTGACATGGTTTTTACAGCACCCTATGATGGTTGCTATGGTATACAAGAG GGTGGCAGTCATATTCTGCCGTTGCACTGGCTGGGGACACCTATGAAAATGGCATGTCCGCATCGTCCCTCAACTGCTCCTGCCTCTGTTACCTGTTATCCTTCTGGCATGGTTGTGAAAATTGATGCACCCCAGGTTGTAGCCAATGAGCTCAATATCAAAT TCAAGAATGAATGGAAACCACTCTTATGGGTGTCAGCACAGTGTGGCTATAGTGTGGTGACACACCCTGGAGGACTAATAGTCACTGCTCCTTTCACACCTTGTCATGAAATGAAG GATGGGATTCATTCAATTGAGATTCTTGAAGGGAAGATCAAACTATCTTGTCCTCGTGCAGCTGTTAATGTGGGCTCTGTAGTGGACTTCATTACAGTTCATCACCCTGAAACCCCTGTTCCTGCCTACTTTCAAACGCCAAAACCTGCCCCAGCCCCTGCTGCCCCTTGGTCCCCAGGTTTTGTCTATCCTCAGCCTTTAAAGCCAACTATAGCTACTCGCAAACCTATTCCTACCTTCCCTGAGCCTTCAAAACCTGCCTCAGCCACTGCTGTCCCGTGGATCCCAGGCTTTGTGTTCCCTGAGCCTTCAAAACCTGCCTCAGCCACTGCTGTCCCGTGGATCCAAGGCTTTGTGTTCCCTGAGCCTTCAAAACCTGCCTCAGCCACTGCTGCCCCTTGGCCCCCAGGCTTTGTGTTCCCTGAGCCTTCAAAACCTGCCTCAGCCACTGCTGTCCCGTGGATCCAAGGCTTTGTGTTCCCTGAGCCTTCAAAACCTGCCTCAGCCACTGCTGCCCCTTGGCCCCCAGGCTTTGTGTTCCCTGAGCCTTCAAAACCTGCCTCAGCCACTGCTGCCCCTTGGCCCCCAGGCTTTGTGTTCCCTGAGCCTTCAAAACCTGCTTCAGCTCCTGCTGCCCCTTGGTCCCCAGGTTTTGTCTATCCTCAGCCTTTAAAGCCAACTATAGCTACTCCCAAACATCTTCCTACCTTCCCTCATCCTTCAAAACCTGTCCCAGCCACTGCTGCCCCTTGGTTCCCAGGCTTTCTGTTCCCTCAGCCTTCAAAACCTGCTCTAGCCACTGCTGCCCCTAGACCAGCTCCTGCCTACCCTAAGCCTGAAACTAGAAGAGATGCTTTGCCTCCTCATCAATCCTATAACAGTCCTATTCCACCTTGGTCTGTCTACCTTCAGCCTGCTGCTTCTACCTGGGGCCCTCGGCGTTTCTACCCTCCCTACAGGAGCCACCCTCCAGCTGGCTACCCTTGCGGTTACTCTAACTGTTGGCCTATCTCATATCATCAGCACAACCACCTCCACCTGGATTCGGGTAACTTTGCTGACTGTGCTCAAGTTTCTGCCCTAGCTGGAGAGCCTCATCCTGCCTCTTATGTCCCAGTATTGCCTTATTCCAAGAAATATAACCTGCAATAtgcccccttttcctccaagtcACTGCTTGGTGGTTCTGCCATCCAGTTACCAACTCCAGCTTTGCCCCCTCAGGTATCGCATCAAGCCTTCAAGAACTATTGGGACCTTGTTGTGCCTTTCTCTAGCTCTCAATCTAACCCTAAAGGCCCTTCTGCACTACACTCAACCTCTCTTTCTCAAGAAGCTGTTGATGTCCCTTTGCCTCACCCTCATCTTGGGTCTAATGCCAATAATTACTGGTCTGATACTAGGCCTCTGTACCCTGCTCCTCAAACCCCAAAGCAACCAATATTTCCCCATCGACCAGTCCAGCATTTTAGTAATGGCCATAAGCCTCGTTGGTGA
- the tm4sf4 gene encoding transmembrane 4 L6 family member 4 — MCSGSFAKCLGITLIPLAILCVLCNILLFFPGGLVADDSSHITDEVFFFGGIIGSGILMIFPALVFLGLKNNDCCGCCGNESCGKRFAMFTSIIFAGVGLVGAGYSVIVSSVAINHGPKCVTNNGNWSYPFSEGNYLSNNTMWTECTKPTDIVPWHLTLFSLLLVMSLVEMALCAVQVVNGLIGTICGDCCGCCGGE; from the exons ATGTGCTCTGGCAGCTTTGCAAAATGCTTGGGGATCACCCTCATCCCCCTGGCCATCCTGTGCGTCCTCTGCAACATCCTGCTCTTCTTCCCCGGTGGCCTCGTAGCAGACGACAGCTCACACATCACCGATGAGGTCTTTTTCTTTGGAGGGATAATCGGCTCAGGAATTTTG ATGATCTTCCCTGCACTGGTATTCCTGGGTCTGAAGAACAATGACTGCTGCGGTTGCTGTGGCAATGAGAGCTGTGGAAAGCGCTTTGCG ATGTTCACCTCCATCATCTTTGCTGGCGTGGGCCTTGTGGGAGCGGGGTACTCCGTCATCGTGTCCTCAGTTGCAATTAACCACGGGCCCAAGTGTGTCACAAACAACGGAAACTGGTCATACCCATTCAGCGAAGG GAACTACTTGTCCAATAACACAATGTGGACTGAGTGTACGAAACCCACTGACATCGTCCCCTGGCACCTCACCCTGTTCTCCTTGTTGCTGGTGATGAGCCTGGTGGAAATGGCTCTTTGCGCCGTGCAGGTGGTTAACGGACTCATTGGGACGATCTGCGGCGACTGCTGCGGTTGCTGTGGG gGTGAGTGA